From Aspergillus chevalieri M1 DNA, chromosome 4, nearly complete sequence, a single genomic window includes:
- a CDS encoding uncharacterized protein (antiSMASH:Cluster_4.7), with product MDDIKNPIALTVSWDLASLGAKLEQAVKVKRHESLKRYGSHRTPATEVLESFLVGSPVLSVRLVWEGVDELHRTTGSGYPEEKPKSH from the exons ATGGACGATATTAAAAACCCAATAGCCTTGACTGTTAGCTGGGACTTGGCCAGCCTCGGGGCAAAACTGGAGCAGGCTGTCAAAGTCAAGCGTCACGAGTCGCTCAAGCGATATGGTTCCCATAGGACGCCCGCCACCGAAGTCTTGGAGTCTTTCCTCGTGGGG TCCCCCGTTCTTAGTGTCCGGCTTGTCTGGGAAGGCGTCGACGAACTTCACCGCACAACGGGCTCCGGATATCCCGAGGAGAAACCGAAGTCGCATTGA